AGATGCAATCACCTAGTTTCATCATATCAACTAAACTAGGATTCATCATGATTTCTAACATTAACATGAACATAAATCAATCTCAGGCTACAAAAAAGGGGAGTGATTTGACTCAAAGTAATTGGGGGGATCGGAGGAGCTTACGTTTCTGGAGCAAGAGGCATCTCGATCCACAAAAACGGTGAAGGAATGAAGAAGATCCATGGCGGGGGAGTGAAGCAgatgagagagggggcgagaggaagaagaaagggggcGACTAAGTGGGGGATAAGCGGGTGGGGTGGGGAGGGGCGGGCGGCGGCTGTGAGATTTATACATGCCCAGACCCTACCGCCACCGGCCATGGCGGTAGGTTGCTaaaccctaccgccagaggccctGGCGGTAAGGGATGGCGCAGGGGGGAATCTATTCTGTTACGAGAAATCCCCCACCCCTTGGCGGTAAGGTTCAGTACCCTACCACCATGACACATGGCGGTAGGCCCTTTCCCACGTCAGCACGAGTAGACGGCCGTCAGTCGCCTGCAAGGTACCTACCGCCAAGCTACCTGGCGGTAGGACATGCAAGCCTACCGCCACAAGCCCTggcggtaggcaaaagggtcagatcccgaAATATTTTCAAAGGGGGGTCAGATCCCAATTTTATTtagcaaaagggtcaaaacatgaaatttAGCCTCACCTCTACTGTAGTGCCCTCTATTCATGTGTTTCCACACAATATCGTCCTGGGTGGAGAGGCCACAGGTCCATACAACTGCACAGCCATTAGCCGGTGGTACAGCATGAATGAAAACAACAAAGCGAAGAAAGATGAGTTGCTGTCAGGTGTGAGTTTGTGCGTCCGTGTGACTGACGTGAGGGGTTGATCAATGGATGGCGTGGTGGGCGGCCAAATGAGAAGCCGTCGGTGTCGCTGTCGCGCAGAGCCAGAGCCTTTTTATTTGCCGCGGCAGGGCTCATGCGCGCGCAGGCAGGTTTGTACTTGGTGGATCTTGTTGTAGAAAAACAGCATGATTTTCATCCTAATGACAGACTGATTAGCGGAGGCTCTACGCTACATCGTCACGTACAGGACACAACCACTCAACCACGTACTAATAGTACTGGAGTACTCATTACTACCACCATGTTCCTGTCACCGTCGGACGATACGTGTGCTCACTCACTAGCTGCTGCCCAGCTTAAGCTAAGCGTAAGCTAGGTCCTCCGGCTCCGTGGCAGGTCCGCCGCACTCGAGTGGTGGTGAGCAACTTTAACAAATAGACCGGTCGGGCACAGAAACAGCAGGACCAGGTAGAGGAAGCTCACAGCTAGAGCGACACTTTTTTTGCGGGGAACTAGAGCGACGCTTCTGGTGCCTGCTCCTATAGGGCCTGCTCTAGCGGTGAAGGAGGAGGTGATGGGGGATCCGATGGCCAGCGCTACAGAAGAGGGAGTGAAGCCTGGTGCGAGGAAGAGGAAGGCGAGGTGGCCGCTGGTGATAAGACGATCCCGCCACGTGCGGGGATAGGAGCCTCGCCGGTGGGCAGTCGCTTCTGGCTGCTCGTTGGTGAGGTCTCTGATGGGGAGGCTGGTCCCTCGTCAGTGCTGCAAGGTAAAATTTCTTCTCCCAGTAAATATCTTGTCGATTGTGAAACAGAGATTTCTGTTGGAAAAAATAgaatgaacaagcaaagtcaattGCCTGCAGAAAATGGGGATAATATTGAAAATAGACCATGTTTTGGTCTTGTCTCTGGGGAAACATATTCAGGAATGAAAGTGGGTGGGGGAACTAGTGGAAAAAATCAAAATAAGGTGAGAGATATTGATTTCAACAAATCTATCAGAAAAAATGGTAAAAATTATGGCGCTGGATCTATTATAGAATCCAGTCGCAAGGTCGATCCAGACCTGGTTAGAAGAAGTATCTCCATATCTGAAAAATGAATTGTGCAAATTTTGTACAAATTCCAGATTTCTGGTCAAGTGATGTTGTACATCTAGATAATATGGTCATTGATAGATGTCAAGTATCAATGCATGTAGGGATTACGAGTAGATATGGTATATCTTCCCCTACTTGGGGTAAAAAGGCGACTGATAAAGATGAGCAAAAAATGGACAAAGCAAAAGGGGAGGCGGGTTTTAGCAATATGCTTTCCCAAGCCTTCCTGACTATAAATAGTCCGCCTCTCCTCTGTTTTGAGAGAGAGTGCAATCCCCTTGAGGATTTAGGGTTTCCCCTTCCCCCGCCGCCACTGGGTGAaagtgaagagagagagagatgatgaACAGGGGGGCTGGAGGATATCAGGGGGGAGATTCAATAGGGGAGGGAGGGAAAATTTCCAATACAGAAGAAAGGAAGAACTTGAAAGATTTAGAGAAAATTACCCCAACTATGAGAGAGGAAGTGGAAGATTTGGGTACAGGGAGGAGACAGGGAAATCTGATCAACAAGtggaggaagagaggagagggaTGGCAGATCTAAAGCTTCCTTCAAGCTCCAAGGAAGAATCTGTGAAGAGGATGGAAGAGGATCAGAGGGCTAGAGATCTCGTAGGCAAAGAGGATGTGGTGATGCCTTCTCCCTCTTTCGATCAGATCCAACAACACCAGTGGTTTGGGTCTCTCATGGCCTAGATGGCCCAACAAAAGATGGAAAGCTCGTCTGGGGGTGGAATTGTTTTCCCCCCGGAAGCAGTAGAATTAACCTGTCTGATGAGACTAAGAAATAGCTTGCATGAGGGAAAGATCCCATGGAAAAAAGTGAAGCTATCATAGATGTGGGAATATGCAAGGGCAGAAAGGATGGTTTCAGAACAACAGGTTTGGCCAGAGGGAGAGCTTGGATCAAAACAAAGCTGGTGGGAACTTTAGAGTGTTGTGCAACAAGTGCAAGGACACCAGACATCTGACTAGAGATTGCAAGTTGCCCAATTTTATCATTTGTGGCAAGAACTCTCACATCACTGAGGAATGTGCTTGGCTGAAGCAAATCAAGCCAACCCCCAAATTTATTGGATATGCAGCTAGAGGTTTAGGAGCGCTGTTGGTTCAAAATTCTAAAGAAGTTGTTAGTAGTGAACAGACTAACCCTATGGCCATTGTGAACATATCTTCTGGGGAGATTAATGAAACTCAATTCTTGGAGGGGTTCAACTACTTGTTTAGCTGAAACTGGCAATGGAGATGCAAAAAACATGGAGACAGAGCTTACTTGATGAGATTTCCTAGCAAGAGCAAACTGGCAGAACTTCACAAATTTGGAAATTTCAATTTGCTGGGGACCAATGTTGTGATTAATGTGGACAGCTAGACTTATGACACTCAAGCTATTGGCAAATTGCACACAGTGTGGGTGCAGTTTGGGAAAATCCTTGAATGTTTCAGACATTTTTTTGGAATGTGTGAGGTGGCTGCTTCTCTTGTTCCTGTTTTGGAAATTGATATGTCCACTATTCTGAAAGAGATAATCAGGGCTAAAGTGGGAGTCAGATACTTTGGAAAAATCCCCCATCATACTGAGATTACTGACAAGGACCTGATCATATATAGAATCAACATTGAGTTGGAAGAGGTGATCGAACAAGGGTGGTATGAAGAAAAAAGAAAGTTTGAGAACATGGAAACTGAACTTGATGGAACAACTATGGGAGGTCAGAAAAAAATCAAGATTGGTGAGTTGGGAGCTGATGGGATCAAGGAAAACATCTCCTTGGGAAGTGTAGGACTCAAAAAATTTGAGGAGATGCAACAGAAAAATGAGGAGATATTGAAGATACAGAAAGATTACTTGCTGGAGGTGGGCTTGAGAAAGAAAGTAGAGGTGGAGCTGGATAAAGTTCTCAAAAAGTTTCAAGAAGTTGAAGAAATCAAGTGCAGGAATGATGCTTGGAAAGCTGTGGACAAAAAAAAAGACTGCTATTTGGGAAACTGAGAAGAGGAGTCTGCAGGATATGATCCAAGGTCAGCAAGAGTTGATAAACAAGTGCAGGGAAAAAATTGATGCTTGGAAAGAGAAAGAGATCTATGGAGAAGATTTAGGTGAGAAAAATGAGATGGAATCTAAAATATCCCAGGATAACACACCTGAAGATGCTTATGTAGAACCTGTGAATTACTCAGCTAGTCAAGATTCAGTGGAATCTCTAGGCACAAAATTAGGAATTCACAAGAAGGAGGAGGGAGACAAGGATAAATATAAAGAGGGACCTGCTAGAAGAAGTGATAGAAACCTGGATAAAAAAGATGCTAAAATAGAAGACCTGGCCAAGGAAAGGGCGGCTGAAAAAGACAATTATGGTAAGGATTCTGTTCTTTGTGATGAAAAAATTTC
Above is a window of Triticum dicoccoides isolate Atlit2015 ecotype Zavitan chromosome 5B, WEW_v2.0, whole genome shotgun sequence DNA encoding:
- the LOC119309840 gene encoding uncharacterized protein LOC119309840; translated protein: MMLGKLWTKKKTAIWETEKRSLQDMIQGQQELINKCREKIDAWKEKEIYGEDLGEKNEMESKISQDNTPEDAYVEPVNYSASQDSVESLGTKLGIHKKEEGDKDKYKEGPARRSDRNLDKKDAKIEDLAKERAAEKDNYEKVPRGKNVDAGRKTHHASSK